In Symmachiella dynata, the following are encoded in one genomic region:
- a CDS encoding c-type cytochrome, translating to MNTATVAGSLLVVLICQSKVQAQDTYPPGELGKTVRLGESLVRETNTHPLTKPYVGNDLQCTSCHLDAGRDPKAASFIGVASVYPAYSPRESAVITLEDRILNCFIRSQNGKRPPNGSQASVAIAAYITWLSKDVPIQMNPKAPLGPNSLQPLKKQTVQPDLARGKSLYADRCSACHNDDGSGSDDGPPVWGHKSFNDGAGLSKVPKMASWLKVAMPPGETDLTIREAFDIAAFVNSHDRPKFQQPIKAEQQISE from the coding sequence ATGAACACAGCAACCGTAGCAGGCAGCCTTTTAGTGGTTCTGATTTGCCAGAGCAAAGTGCAGGCTCAAGACACGTACCCGCCCGGCGAACTCGGCAAAACCGTGCGTTTGGGGGAATCCCTTGTCAGGGAAACCAATACTCATCCGTTGACAAAGCCATATGTCGGCAACGATTTGCAATGTACATCGTGTCATCTCGATGCAGGTCGTGATCCCAAAGCGGCATCATTCATCGGTGTGGCTTCGGTCTATCCGGCATACTCCCCTCGTGAATCCGCTGTCATCACACTCGAAGACCGCATTTTGAACTGTTTCATTCGGAGTCAGAATGGAAAGCGTCCTCCCAACGGAAGCCAGGCTTCCGTCGCGATCGCAGCGTACATCACATGGCTGTCGAAAGACGTACCGATTCAGATGAACCCAAAGGCGCCGCTCGGTCCCAACAGTTTGCAACCATTGAAGAAACAAACTGTTCAACCAGACCTTGCGCGTGGCAAGTCGCTGTATGCCGACCGCTGTTCCGCATGTCACAACGATGACGGGAGTGGAAGTGACGACGGTCCGCCCGTCTGGGGCCACAAATCGTTTAATGACGGGGCTGGACTTTCGAAGGTACCGAAGATGGCGTCGTGGTTGAAGGTCGCGATGCCCCCGGGAGAAACCGATCTTACGATTCGGGAGGCGTTTGACATTGCCGCTTTTGTCAACTCACACGATCGCCCCAAATTTCAACAGCCGATCAAAGCGGAGCAGCAAATCAGTGAGTGA
- a CDS encoding bacterioferritin, protein MAKKQSIKNLQTALSMELTAAHQYQLHAGVLDDWGMTLLATQMREEMQEELGHSQEFMSRIMFLKGDPEMKMAKPPVRASSLKEMFESDLVDEKEAITFYTKSSLQAVEEGDLGSRAIFERIALDEEQHMSWLELQLDLLERMGESAYISKHIPSPGSSEQLA, encoded by the coding sequence ATGGCTAAAAAACAATCAATCAAGAACCTGCAAACTGCCCTGTCAATGGAGTTAACCGCCGCCCACCAGTACCAACTTCATGCCGGAGTGCTGGATGATTGGGGCATGACCTTGCTGGCTACACAGATGCGCGAGGAGATGCAGGAAGAGTTGGGCCACTCCCAAGAGTTCATGTCGCGGATCATGTTTCTTAAAGGTGATCCCGAAATGAAGATGGCGAAACCTCCGGTGCGAGCTTCATCGCTCAAGGAGATGTTCGAGTCTGACCTTGTCGACGAAAAGGAAGCGATCACATTCTACACGAAGTCGTCCTTGCAAGCTGTCGAAGAGGGCGACCTCGGTTCACGGGCAATCTTCGAGCGAATTGCTTTGGATGAAGAGCAACACATGAGCTGGCTGGAGTTGCAGCTCGATCTGCTTGAACGCATGGGCGAGTCAGCCTACATCTCGAAACACATTCCGTCCCCCGGCTCATCGGAGCAACTTGCATGA
- a CDS encoding cytochrome c peroxidase: protein MKITHKTSVAYRFQATMKPLVQWSTILLFVGLIGCQRSQPPQTATSEKQPDAEQVDDTAKQKAIAAKDALFTRLSGRLTEVMSADGPAAAISVCSREAPAIATEVGEEQGVAIGRTSFKLRNVKNTPPDWARSFVEERVEDPQFVALPHGGTGALLPIRLKQKCLVCHGPTEGIAPDVRSKLTELYPDDQATGFNEGDLRGWFWVEVPSAVGDNQAEQGDGKEAAAASDSDSSAVGHGPGHGRGRGFGRGRGRGPGMMGGNREDMTTLHAMFDDRDKINRTVKMLPTGAEAVTESDDEKIAALIQKHVPAMESRVHENDPLPPMTFHPIFVELIKRADDYTLTYEETDKGLRVAYEANDPFVIMLVQEHAKLVSRFIKNGMEEIHKPYTLPTVKQEQSEGEGVSAEATEPASLGITPPLPSQARAPTDNPTTPAKVELGKKLFFDPRLSLTGTVSCNSCHNIMEGGDDGRPSSMGIHGRLGPRNAPTVWNSVFQASQFWDGRSPSLEDQAKGPVVASPEMGMPNHGKAIERIAAIPGYQAEFVRVFGDDKQVTIDNAVKAIAAFERTLVTPNSPYDRYVKGDKKALSDQQIRGMKLFDNIGCTECHSGPAFNGWEVGDTEPSFEEFPRFATSEFVKQFRLDSDLGRYEATKLEADKHNFKVPTLRNITITAPYFHNGAVESLADAVRVMAETELDTELSDKDTADIVEFLNSLEGEFPEIKMPRLPSRSGRSVLENQEPAVTNH, encoded by the coding sequence ATGAAAATTACACACAAAACTTCCGTCGCCTACCGCTTTCAGGCGACCATGAAGCCTCTGGTCCAGTGGTCCACGATCTTACTGTTCGTTGGTCTGATCGGCTGCCAGCGTTCTCAGCCGCCGCAGACAGCGACGAGCGAAAAGCAGCCAGATGCGGAACAAGTTGATGACACCGCCAAACAGAAAGCGATTGCCGCCAAAGACGCGTTGTTTACGCGACTGTCAGGTCGTTTGACCGAGGTCATGAGCGCCGACGGACCGGCAGCAGCAATTAGCGTTTGCAGCCGCGAAGCTCCCGCGATCGCAACCGAAGTGGGTGAAGAACAAGGAGTCGCCATCGGTCGGACTTCATTCAAACTTCGCAACGTGAAGAATACACCGCCAGATTGGGCTCGCTCGTTCGTCGAAGAACGCGTGGAAGATCCACAGTTCGTCGCATTGCCGCATGGAGGCACCGGCGCATTGCTGCCGATTCGACTCAAACAAAAATGTCTGGTGTGTCACGGGCCGACAGAAGGCATCGCACCTGACGTCCGATCGAAACTAACGGAACTTTATCCTGACGATCAGGCGACCGGTTTCAACGAGGGAGACCTGCGCGGCTGGTTCTGGGTCGAAGTCCCTTCGGCAGTGGGCGACAACCAAGCGGAACAGGGAGACGGCAAGGAAGCAGCGGCAGCTTCAGACAGTGATTCATCCGCAGTCGGACATGGCCCGGGTCACGGCCGAGGGCGAGGCTTCGGCAGAGGCAGGGGACGCGGTCCCGGAATGATGGGCGGGAATCGCGAGGACATGACGACGCTGCACGCGATGTTCGATGACCGCGACAAGATCAATAGAACCGTAAAAATGCTGCCCACAGGCGCAGAAGCGGTCACGGAGTCGGACGATGAGAAGATCGCTGCGTTGATTCAGAAACACGTTCCGGCAATGGAGAGCCGCGTGCATGAAAATGATCCGCTCCCGCCGATGACGTTCCATCCGATCTTTGTCGAACTCATCAAGCGCGCCGACGACTACACGCTGACGTATGAAGAAACTGACAAGGGACTGAGGGTGGCTTATGAAGCCAACGATCCCTTCGTCATCATGTTGGTGCAGGAACACGCGAAACTGGTCAGTCGCTTCATCAAGAACGGCATGGAGGAAATCCACAAGCCGTACACGCTGCCGACGGTAAAACAGGAGCAATCCGAAGGCGAAGGCGTCTCAGCAGAAGCAACGGAACCAGCATCACTTGGCATTACACCGCCGCTTCCTTCGCAGGCCAGAGCACCAACCGACAACCCGACAACCCCGGCGAAGGTCGAATTGGGCAAGAAACTGTTCTTCGATCCACGCCTTTCGCTGACTGGCACGGTGTCGTGCAATAGTTGCCATAACATAATGGAAGGCGGCGACGATGGCCGGCCTTCGTCAATGGGCATTCACGGACGCCTCGGGCCTCGCAATGCTCCAACCGTCTGGAATTCCGTCTTCCAAGCCTCACAGTTCTGGGATGGACGCTCGCCGAGTCTGGAAGATCAGGCGAAAGGGCCAGTCGTTGCCTCGCCTGAAATGGGCATGCCAAATCATGGAAAGGCAATTGAACGAATCGCAGCCATTCCGGGTTATCAAGCAGAATTCGTTCGTGTGTTCGGCGACGACAAGCAAGTCACCATCGACAACGCTGTGAAGGCGATCGCCGCGTTTGAGCGAACACTAGTTACACCGAACAGCCCATACGACCGCTACGTCAAAGGCGACAAGAAGGCACTGAGCGACCAACAAATTCGAGGGATGAAGCTGTTCGACAACATTGGTTGCACGGAGTGCCATTCCGGTCCGGCATTCAATGGCTGGGAAGTTGGAGACACGGAGCCATCGTTTGAAGAGTTTCCGCGATTCGCAACGAGCGAATTCGTCAAACAGTTTCGCCTCGATAGCGACCTTGGACGATACGAAGCAACGAAACTGGAAGCCGACAAGCACAACTTCAAGGTGCCCACGCTACGGAACATCACGATCACCGCACCCTATTTCCACAATGGTGCCGTTGAGTCACTCGCGGATGCAGTGCGTGTCATGGCCGAGACCGAACTCGATACCGAATTGTCCGACAAAGACACTGCCGACATCGTCGAGTTCCTCAATTCACTGGAAGGCGAGTTCCCTGAAATCAAGATGCCACGGCTACCGTCGCGTTCAGGGAGATCAGTGCTTGAAAATCAGGAACCCGCCGTAACGAATCACTGA
- a CDS encoding NAD(P)/FAD-dependent oxidoreductase, with translation MSVHHHIVIVGGGTAGITVAARLLNENEKLDVAIIEPSEKHYYQPLWTLVGGGMCKPEESERCEADLIPYGAEWIKDFVATFDPENNSLTTRSGQTITYDHLVVAPGIQINWDAIEGLKDAVGKEGVCSNYSFATVGSTWENIRNFRGGTAIFTQPAGAVKCGGAPQKICHLAEDYFRREGIRDKCEVVFASASPRIFAVDKYAKTLERVIQRKGTITKFRHNLKAIRPDSKQAVFEQLDTGEEVILKYDMLHVTPPMGAPDFVAQSPLANDDGWVDVDKHTLQHCRFYNVWSLGDASSLPTSKTAAAIRKQAPVLVENLLAEKNGQSLKASYDGYTSCPVVTGYDSLVLAEFNYDKEPAETFPFDQSKERFSMLMLKKYGLPNLYWHGMLKGRT, from the coding sequence ATGAGCGTTCATCATCACATCGTCATTGTTGGCGGCGGAACAGCCGGCATCACCGTGGCTGCCCGCCTGCTGAATGAAAACGAAAAACTCGATGTGGCAATCATCGAGCCATCTGAGAAACACTACTACCAGCCGTTGTGGACCCTTGTTGGCGGTGGCATGTGTAAACCGGAGGAATCGGAGCGTTGCGAAGCCGATCTGATTCCTTATGGGGCTGAGTGGATCAAGGATTTCGTGGCGACATTTGATCCCGAAAACAACTCCCTGACAACTCGCAGCGGCCAGACAATCACATACGATCACCTCGTGGTCGCTCCCGGTATTCAGATCAACTGGGATGCGATTGAAGGACTGAAGGACGCCGTGGGTAAAGAGGGGGTCTGCAGTAACTATTCTTTCGCCACCGTCGGGTCGACGTGGGAGAACATCCGCAACTTCAGAGGCGGGACAGCGATCTTCACGCAGCCTGCAGGGGCCGTGAAGTGCGGAGGAGCCCCCCAGAAGATTTGTCATCTGGCCGAAGACTATTTCCGTCGTGAAGGGATTCGCGACAAATGCGAAGTCGTCTTCGCGTCGGCCAGCCCTCGCATCTTCGCCGTGGATAAATACGCAAAGACGCTGGAACGTGTCATTCAGCGAAAAGGCACGATCACCAAGTTCCGGCACAACCTAAAGGCGATTCGTCCTGATTCCAAACAAGCCGTCTTCGAGCAACTGGACACCGGCGAAGAAGTCATCCTAAAGTACGACATGCTGCATGTCACTCCGCCGATGGGTGCTCCCGATTTTGTCGCTCAGAGCCCGTTGGCGAACGATGACGGTTGGGTCGATGTCGACAAACACACTCTGCAGCACTGTCGTTTTTACAATGTATGGAGCCTCGGCGACGCGTCAAGCCTGCCCACCTCAAAGACAGCTGCGGCGATTCGCAAACAGGCTCCTGTGCTTGTGGAGAACCTGCTGGCCGAAAAGAACGGTCAATCTTTGAAGGCTAGCTACGACGGCTACACGTCATGTCCTGTCGTCACCGGTTACGACAGTCTCGTCCTGGCGGAATTCAACTACGACAAGGAACCTGCAGAGACATTCCCATTTGATCAGTCGAAAGAACGCTTCAGCATGCTGATGCTGAAGAAGTACGGACTACCAAACTTGTATTGGCACGGCATGTTGAAAGGGCGAACATAA
- a CDS encoding DUF1641 domain-containing protein: protein MEINTAHMPIREQLDDAETAESLARLVGRAKDIEHLVERAVQANNAADGLLATVADVIDEQCEKINQSGTSVEERLGSLVSLFLIVTEPEAVSALSRLVDRLPQLEEASRLLDEVPNLLAIATDVVDEYAANFKSHGVELEKSISQGLHALLWLGCRVSEDELERLGFLLRSDVLDPHALQVIGQAATSLANCQRETCEQRTPERIGMLGLLKALRDPNLQRTLGFGVRFAKCFGDLNGQTSNESASSQQQTNNLQ from the coding sequence ATGGAAATCAATACCGCACACATGCCAATTCGCGAACAACTGGATGATGCAGAGACAGCGGAATCACTCGCCCGGCTGGTTGGCCGCGCAAAAGACATTGAGCATCTTGTCGAACGAGCGGTGCAAGCTAACAACGCGGCGGATGGTCTGCTTGCAACAGTAGCCGATGTCATCGACGAACAGTGCGAGAAAATCAATCAGTCTGGTACGTCCGTCGAGGAGCGGCTCGGTTCATTGGTCAGTCTCTTTCTGATAGTCACAGAACCTGAAGCCGTGTCGGCGCTCAGCAGACTGGTCGATCGGCTTCCGCAACTAGAAGAAGCAAGCCGCTTGCTGGACGAAGTTCCCAATCTCTTAGCGATTGCAACCGATGTCGTCGACGAATACGCAGCCAATTTCAAGTCACATGGAGTCGAGCTCGAAAAAAGTATCTCACAGGGGCTGCACGCTTTGCTGTGGCTTGGTTGCCGCGTTAGCGAAGACGAACTCGAGCGGCTCGGCTTTCTGCTGCGGTCCGACGTTCTCGATCCTCACGCACTGCAAGTCATCGGGCAAGCGGCGACATCGCTAGCCAACTGCCAACGAGAGACCTGCGAACAACGAACGCCCGAACGAATCGGCATGCTCGGTCTCTTGAAAGCCCTCAGGGATCCCAACCTCCAGCGGACACTTGGCTTCGGCGTTCGGTTTGCCAAATGCTTCGGCGACTTGAACGGCCAAACGTCAAACGAATCGGCTTCGAGCCAACAACAAACCAACAATCTTCAATAA
- a CDS encoding peroxiredoxin — protein sequence MTNENHVPMPRLNEPAPDFDTMTTHGPKKLADYKGRWLILFSHPSDFTPVCTTEFIAFAKAHSDFQALDCDLLGLSIDSVFSHLAWVANIKEKFGVDIPFPIIDDLSMNVAHAYGMIQPGASDTSAVRTTFFIDPDAVLRAMVFYPMSNGRSVQEFLRLLKAMQTSDQHKVATPESWMPGGKVIVPPPKTSETARERMADASYECADWYFCMKTLNDGLDSQ from the coding sequence ATGACAAATGAAAACCACGTACCAATGCCGCGATTGAACGAGCCAGCGCCGGATTTCGACACGATGACGACCCACGGGCCGAAGAAACTTGCCGACTACAAGGGGCGGTGGCTGATTCTGTTCTCGCACCCGTCTGATTTCACGCCGGTCTGTACAACGGAGTTCATCGCATTTGCGAAGGCTCACAGTGACTTTCAGGCTTTGGATTGCGACCTGTTGGGGCTTTCAATTGACAGCGTCTTTTCGCACCTCGCTTGGGTGGCGAATATCAAAGAAAAGTTTGGCGTGGACATTCCGTTTCCGATCATCGATGACCTCTCGATGAACGTGGCCCATGCGTACGGCATGATCCAACCGGGAGCCAGCGATACGTCAGCCGTGCGGACAACGTTTTTTATCGACCCCGACGCTGTGCTTCGGGCGATGGTCTTCTACCCGATGAGCAATGGGAGAAGCGTTCAAGAGTTTTTGAGATTGCTCAAGGCTATGCAGACAAGCGATCAGCACAAGGTCGCCACGCCGGAAAGCTGGATGCCTGGAGGAAAAGTCATTGTCCCCCCGCCCAAGACATCTGAAACAGCTCGCGAACGAATGGCGGACGCTTCGTATGAATGCGCTGATTGGTACTTCTGTATGAAGACATTGAATGATGGTTTGGATTCGCAATGA
- a CDS encoding MBL fold metallo-hydrolase — translation MLLKYFYDKALAHASYMVGCQKAKVAVVVDPGRDIEQYLEMADREDVKLIAIAETHIHADYVSGARELADRIGAKLYVSDEGPAEWKYHFADQHEHQLLKDGDSFMIGNIRFDVLHTPGHTPESISFLLTDQGGHADKPMGIFTGDFVFVGSIGRPDLLEEAAGLANTAEPGARDLFHSAEKFKQLPDFLQVWPAHGAGSACGKGLGAVPSSTVGYEKLFNPALQFTDEEEFVQYILSDQPEAPKYFAVMKRVNKEGPRILGAGHHHSVLDVAGLENAVKSGTVVDLTPSSEFAKGHVPGTINIPLEMLATWAGWLVDYDRPTYLICHPDQLEEAARVLHKIGVEQIEGAFHPSEVRSSGLATEEYSIRTPKELAPRIESGDVKLIDVRSEEEWKSGHIARADHRFLGRLPDNLSDIESGKPIVTQCQTGERSAIAASILQANGLEVINMTGGFGAWAGAGLPVGHAAPACDEMSRTATCP, via the coding sequence ATGTTGCTCAAGTACTTCTACGACAAAGCTCTCGCTCATGCTTCCTACATGGTCGGATGCCAGAAGGCGAAGGTTGCCGTGGTCGTCGACCCCGGTCGGGACATCGAGCAGTACCTCGAAATGGCCGATCGCGAGGATGTGAAACTGATCGCGATCGCGGAGACTCACATCCACGCCGATTACGTGTCGGGAGCCCGTGAACTGGCGGATCGCATCGGGGCGAAGCTCTACGTGTCGGACGAAGGACCGGCGGAGTGGAAGTATCATTTCGCCGACCAGCACGAGCATCAACTGCTGAAGGATGGTGACTCGTTCATGATCGGAAACATCAGGTTCGATGTGCTACACACTCCGGGGCACACGCCGGAAAGCATCTCGTTCCTGCTGACTGACCAAGGCGGACATGCCGATAAGCCGATGGGCATTTTCACCGGCGACTTTGTGTTCGTCGGTTCGATCGGACGTCCTGACTTGCTCGAAGAAGCAGCGGGGCTGGCGAACACGGCCGAACCGGGCGCTCGTGACCTGTTCCACTCCGCAGAGAAATTCAAACAGCTTCCAGACTTCCTGCAAGTCTGGCCTGCACACGGTGCGGGCAGTGCCTGTGGCAAGGGACTCGGTGCCGTTCCGTCTTCGACAGTCGGCTACGAAAAACTGTTCAACCCGGCTTTGCAGTTCACCGACGAAGAAGAGTTCGTGCAGTATATCCTGTCCGACCAGCCGGAAGCACCGAAGTACTTCGCGGTGATGAAGCGAGTCAACAAAGAAGGCCCGCGGATTCTTGGTGCGGGACATCATCACTCAGTGCTCGATGTCGCTGGTTTAGAGAATGCTGTCAAATCCGGAACGGTCGTCGACCTGACTCCATCGTCTGAATTCGCCAAAGGCCACGTGCCTGGCACGATCAACATTCCACTGGAGATGCTCGCGACATGGGCGGGTTGGCTGGTTGACTATGACCGGCCGACCTACTTGATCTGCCATCCAGATCAGCTGGAGGAAGCGGCACGGGTACTGCACAAGATCGGCGTGGAGCAGATCGAGGGTGCTTTTCACCCGAGCGAAGTCCGGTCAAGCGGTTTGGCTACCGAGGAGTATTCAATCCGCACACCAAAAGAATTGGCTCCACGCATCGAGTCAGGCGACGTGAAACTGATTGACGTGCGTTCGGAGGAGGAATGGAAGTCTGGCCACATCGCCAGAGCCGACCATCGGTTCCTCGGTCGTCTCCCCGACAATCTATCTGACATTGAGAGCGGCAAGCCAATCGTGACGCAGTGTCAGACTGGGGAGCGTTCCGCGATCGCAGCCAGCATTCTGCAAGCCAATGGGCTGGAAGTCATCAACATGACCGGCGGATTCGGAGCATGGGCTGGCGCGGGTTTGCCCGTAGGACATGCAGCTCCGGCATGCGATGAAATGTCACGGACCGCAACGTGCCCGTGA
- a CDS encoding rhodanese-like domain-containing protein, whose product MSQLQTISVGQLAERDGQGNVDIIDVRTSLEFREVRAVVARNIPLDSLAP is encoded by the coding sequence ATGAGTCAACTACAAACGATTTCAGTCGGACAGCTTGCGGAGCGCGACGGGCAGGGAAACGTCGACATCATCGACGTTCGCACGTCGCTTGAGTTTCGCGAAGTGCGTGCGGTTGTAGCCCGTAACATTCCTTTGGACTCGCTCGCTCCGTGA
- a CDS encoding ArsR/SmtB family transcription factor, producing MTTKKKSHSKTKPLGDPAAFAEAAECLKTLAHPVRLRMVQLLLHGRYTVGELAEDCGVPNNVASEHLRLMQRCGFFTSEREGRRVYYQVAELHLQNIMDCIEGRFLSDV from the coding sequence GTGACCACAAAAAAGAAGTCCCATTCTAAAACCAAACCGCTCGGTGATCCGGCGGCGTTTGCTGAGGCGGCGGAGTGTCTGAAGACGCTGGCGCATCCGGTGCGGCTCAGGATGGTGCAGCTGTTGCTGCATGGACGGTACACGGTTGGTGAATTGGCCGAAGACTGTGGGGTGCCGAACAACGTGGCTTCGGAACACCTGCGATTGATGCAGCGGTGTGGGTTTTTCACCAGCGAGCGGGAAGGTCGACGGGTTTATTATCAGGTGGCCGAACTGCATCTGCAGAACATTATGGACTGTATTGAGGGGCGGTTTTTGTCGGATGTGTAA
- a CDS encoding PQQ-binding-like beta-propeller repeat protein, with protein MSWEIKLAQPALGGIAATESFVIFGSRSLDDRKDLFQCYDTLAGLKLWELEYAAEGELDYGISPRTTPLIYGDLVFLFGALGDLHSVDLLSGEVQWKTNVRKAFVATAEMPWGYCGSPLLVDGKLIINPGAANASLVALNPKTGQVLWKSPGKACGYGSLIAGRFGGKLQIVGHDTDSLGGWDPKTGKRLWTLTPPHENDFNVPTPINVDGQLLVSTENNGTRLYRFKDNGEIDPKPVAENAQLNPDTSSPVVVGDRLFCVHYVLWCLNANGKLERIWRLRDAALSKHGVIIASSDRLLVIGDGELLLLDPLADKPRIISRVKLFEDKVPPYSHPALVGTKLFIRSENQLKCLDLSN; from the coding sequence GTGTCTTGGGAAATCAAGCTTGCTCAACCCGCTCTCGGGGGGATCGCCGCAACGGAATCATTCGTGATCTTCGGAAGTCGTAGTCTCGATGACCGAAAAGACCTCTTCCAATGTTACGATACCCTCGCCGGGTTGAAGCTCTGGGAACTTGAATACGCAGCAGAAGGAGAACTCGACTACGGAATCTCACCGCGGACAACGCCGCTAATTTATGGAGACCTGGTGTTCCTGTTCGGTGCCTTGGGCGATCTGCATTCCGTGGATCTTCTCAGCGGCGAAGTGCAGTGGAAAACCAACGTCCGCAAAGCATTCGTCGCGACGGCGGAAATGCCGTGGGGCTATTGCGGGTCCCCTTTGCTGGTTGACGGCAAACTCATCATCAATCCCGGTGCGGCGAACGCGTCGCTCGTCGCCTTGAATCCAAAGACCGGGCAGGTGCTGTGGAAATCACCGGGTAAAGCCTGCGGTTATGGTTCGTTGATCGCCGGCCGATTCGGTGGAAAACTGCAGATCGTCGGACACGATACCGATTCGCTCGGCGGTTGGGACCCGAAAACCGGCAAGCGACTTTGGACTTTGACGCCGCCACACGAGAACGATTTCAACGTTCCCACGCCGATCAACGTGGACGGACAACTACTGGTGAGTACCGAGAACAACGGAACACGCCTGTATCGATTCAAGGACAACGGCGAGATCGACCCGAAGCCGGTTGCGGAGAATGCACAACTGAATCCCGACACCAGCTCACCGGTCGTTGTCGGTGATCGATTGTTCTGCGTGCATTATGTTTTGTGGTGTCTCAACGCGAATGGCAAGCTGGAGAGAATCTGGAGGCTTCGTGACGCGGCCTTGTCGAAACACGGCGTGATCATCGCTTCCAGCGACCGTCTGCTGGTCATTGGCGACGGAGAGTTGCTGCTGCTTGACCCTCTCGCCGACAAACCGCGAATTATCTCGCGGGTGAAGCTATTCGAGGATAAGGTCCCCCCGTATTCCCACCCGGCATTGGTGGGCACAAAACTTTTTATTCGCAGCGAAAACCAATTGAAATGCCTCGACCTGAGCAACTAA
- a CDS encoding PhnD/SsuA/transferrin family substrate-binding protein: protein MKRISLLVFCLMIAVLGLADNVVLASDDGLTVIVMDPLAKPLSCPCVEGYAQRDYNVLAKFLEKELGERVNLVFADALGTALKGDAKGQADVIIGKDSVIRFDAAEHKFTVTAVARLTDKDGLTTQNGLVVVASSDPAKKVADLSGYRILFGPKECDEKHAAAMTLLKKAKVAIPPKLEIDQSCSDGAAKVVELAANKKTRIAAVISSYAAPLLEGCGTIKKGDLQVVGKTKPVPFVTAFTTNTVDAPRRERIQKALLAVGDHRQICEAIETLIGFVPIEPAEEKTSTASAKKK, encoded by the coding sequence ATGAAAAGAATTTCGTTACTCGTATTCTGTCTGATGATTGCAGTGCTCGGGTTGGCTGACAATGTCGTCTTAGCCAGTGATGATGGGCTGACGGTCATCGTGATGGACCCACTGGCGAAACCGCTGTCCTGTCCCTGCGTGGAAGGATATGCGCAACGGGACTACAACGTCCTGGCTAAATTTCTGGAAAAGGAACTCGGTGAGCGCGTGAATCTTGTGTTTGCCGATGCGCTGGGCACGGCCCTCAAGGGGGATGCCAAAGGCCAAGCAGATGTGATTATCGGTAAGGACTCGGTCATCCGTTTTGATGCCGCTGAACACAAATTCACAGTGACAGCGGTTGCAAGGTTGACTGACAAAGACGGTTTGACGACGCAAAATGGACTGGTTGTCGTTGCAAGCAGCGACCCGGCCAAGAAAGTCGCCGACCTGTCCGGTTATCGCATTCTCTTCGGCCCGAAAGAATGCGACGAAAAACACGCGGCAGCGATGACGTTGCTGAAAAAAGCGAAGGTCGCTATTCCCCCCAAGCTGGAGATCGATCAATCCTGCAGTGATGGGGCAGCGAAAGTCGTCGAGTTGGCTGCCAATAAGAAGACCCGCATCGCAGCCGTCATCTCAAGTTATGCCGCTCCGCTGCTGGAAGGATGTGGCACGATCAAGAAAGGAGATCTGCAAGTGGTCGGCAAGACCAAACCTGTCCCGTTTGTCACAGCATTTACGACGAACACGGTCGATGCGCCCCGGCGGGAACGCATTCAAAAAGCACTGCTCGCAGTTGGCGATCACCGCCAAATCTGCGAGGCGATCGAGACATTGATCGGCTTTGTACCGATTGAACCCGCTGAAGAGAAGACGTCAACGGCTTCGGCAAAAAAAAAGTAG